Genomic DNA from Candidatus Sulfurimonas marisnigri:
CATGAAGAGAAACTGACTATTTTAGAAAAAGATGACATTTTACCTAATGGTGTTGTTAAGTATGTAAAAGTTTATATAGCTACTAAGCGTCAACTAAAAGTTGGTGATAAAATGGCTGGTCGTCACGGAAATAAAGGTATTGTTTCAATAATCGTACCAGAAGTTGATATGCCGTATATGGAAGATGGAAGAAGTGTTGATGTTTGTCTAAATCCACTTGGTGTTCCTTCTCGTATGAATATTGGTCAAATCTTAGAGATGCACTTAGGTATGGCAGGACGTGAGCTTGGTAACCAGATTTTAGAACAGTTTGAGACTAAACAAAAAGATTTTATACAAAATCTTCGCTCAAAAATGATATCTATTGCTGATATTGCCGGTATGATGAACGCTGTTAAAGTTATCGGCGAGATGAGTGATGAGAAATTTCTAAAATATGCTCGTGACTGGTCAAATGGTGTAAGATTTGCAACTCCGATTTTCGAAGGTGTTAATGTTGCCGAATTTGAAAAATTGTTTGAACTGGCTAAAATGGATAGTGATGGTAAAGTTGTACTTTATAATGGCTTGACGGGAGAGAAGATAAAAGAGCGTGTTAATGTAGGTTACATGTATATTCTTAAACTTCATCACCTTGTTGATGAGAAAATTCATGCTCGTTCAACTGGACCATACTCTTTAGTAACTCAACAGCCAGTTGGTGGTAAAGCACTATTTGGTGGACAGAGATTTGGAGAGATGGAAGTTTGGGCTCTTGAAGCCTATGGAGCTTCTGCAGTTTTAAAAGAGATGTTAACTATTAAGTCTGATGATGTTGATGGCCGTGTTCGTGCATATAAGGCAATCACTAAAGGTGAATTAGTGCCACCTTCTGGTATTCCAGAGACACTATTTGTATTAACCAAAGAGCTTCAATCATTAGCTCTTGATGTAGAATTATTTGACGAGGTTGAAGACGATGAGTAAATTAGTACCAATAGAAGTAACTGAAGATAAAAGACCAAAAGATATTAAGCAGCTACAATTTCGCCTAGCTTCTCCAGAGAAAGTTATGTCTTGGAGTCATGGTGAAGTAAAAAAGCCGGAAACTATTAACTATCGTACGCTTAAGCCTGAACGTGATGGTCTATTTTGTGCTAAAATATTTGGTCCTGTAAGAGATTATGAGTGTCTTTGTGGTAAATACAAAAAGATGCGCTATAAAGGTGTAGTCTGTGAGAAATGTGGTGTTGAAGTAACAAGCACTAAGGTTCGTCGTATCCGTATGGGTCACATTGAACTTGTTACACCAGTAGCTCACATTTGGTATGTTAGTTCATTACCTTCAAGAATTGGTACTCTTCTCGGTATTAAAATGAAAGACCTTGAGCGTGTACTTTATTATGAAGCATATATCGTTGAGTCTGGTGGAGAAGCATACTATGATGCTGAAGCAAAAACACCAGTTTTAAAATATGATGTTTTAAATGAAGAGCAATACCGTACTTTAGTTCAGAGATTTGGTGAATTAGGCTTTGCTGCTCGTATGGGTGGAGAAGTAATCCGTGATTTACTTGATTCAATTGACTTAGTTGATGCATTTACACAACTTAAAGAAGATATTGAACTTACAAAAAGTGAAGCTAAAAGAAAAACTATTGCTAAAAGATTGAAAGTTATTGAGTCATTTTTAAATTCTGGAAATAATCCTGCTTGGATGATGTTAACAGTTTTACCTGTTCTTCCACCAGATTTAAGACCTCTTGTTTCTCTAGATGGCGGTAAATTTGCTGTTTCAGATGTAAATGACTTATATAGAAGAGTTATTAACCGTAACCAAAGACTTAAGCGTTTAGTTGAACTTGAAGCTCCTGAAATCATTGTTAGAAATGAAAAAAGAATGCTTCAAGAGGCAGTTGATGCTCTTTTTGATAATGGTCGTCGCGCTAATGCTGTAAAAGGTGCTAACAAGCGTCCACTTAAATCATTAAGTGAAATTATTAAAGGTAAGCAAGGACGTTTCCGTCAAAATTTACTTGGTAAGCGTGTTGACTTTTCTGGCCGTTCTGTAATTGTTGTTGGTCCAAATCTTCGTATGGATGAGTGTGGTTTACCTAAAAAAATGGCTTTAGAGCTGTTTAAGCCACATTTGATTGCTAAGCTTGAAGACAAAGGTTATGCTACAACAGTAAAAGCTGCAAAAAACATGATTGAAGAGAAAACGAATGAAGTTTGGGAGTGTCTGGCAGAGATTGTTGATGGTTATCCTGTACTTCTTAACCGTGCACCAACACTTCATAAGCTATCGATTCAAGCGTTTCACCCAAAACTGATTGATGGTAAAGCAATTCAGCTTCATCCATTGGTTTGTGCTGCGTTCAATGCCGATTTCGATGGGGATCAGATGGCTGTGCATGTGCCTTTGAGCTCTGCAGCTATAGCAGAGGCAAAAGTTCTAATGCTTGCATCTATGAATATCTTACTTCCAGCATCTGGTAAGGCGATAGCTACACCATCTCAAGATATGGTTCTTGGTATTTACTATATAACATTAGAAAAAAATGGTGTTAAAGGTTCAAATAAACTTTTTGCAAATGTAGATGAGATTAGAATTGCTATTGAGCATGATGCACTTGATATACATGCAAAAATCAGAACACGTGTTGATGGAAGAATCATTCATACAACAGCTGGTCGTATGCTTCTTAAAGCTGTATTGCCTAAGTTTGTTCCAATTGAACTTTGGAATAGAGTTATGAAGAAAAAAGCTATTAATGAAACTGTTGATTATGTTCAAAAACATGGTGGAATAGGCATAACAGCAACATTCCTTGATAATCTTAAAGATTTAGGTTTTAAGCATGCAACAGAATCTGGAGTATCAATATCAATAGCTGATATTATTATTCCTGAAACTAAGACTGCTAAAATAACTGAATCTAAAAACAGAGTTATTGAAATTCAAAAACAGTATGAAGCTGGTCTTTTAACAGAACAAGAGAGATATAATAAAATTATTGATGTTTGGACAGATACAAACAATACTCTTGCAACTCAGATGATGGACTTGGTTCAAACAGATAAGGATGGATTCAATTCTATTCATATGATGGCAGATTCTGGTGCTCGTGGTTCAGCTGCACAAATTCGTCAGTTAGCCGGTATGCGTGGTCTTATGGCTAAACCAAGTGGCGATATTATTGAAACACCAATTATCTCAAACTTTAAAGAGGGTCTGAATGTAATTGAGTATTTTATTTCAACTCACGGTGCTAGAAAAGGTCTTGCCGATACAGCGCTTAAAACAGCAAATGCGGGTTATTTGACTCGTAAGCTAGTTGATGTTGCTCAAAATGTTAAGATTGTAGAACACGACTGTCACACTCATGAAGGTATTGAAATTTCAGATATATCTGACCAAAATACATTAATTGAGTCTTTAGAAGATAGACTAAATGGTAGAGTTTTGGCTGATGATGTCATTGACCCTATAAGCAATGAAATTCTTTTTGCAGAGGGAACTTTACTTGATGAAATTTCTGCGCAAGTAATCTCAGAAGCTGGTATAAAAACAGCACACATCAGAACACCTACTACATGTAAAAGTAAACAGGGAATCTGTGCTCTATGTTATGGTGTTAACCTAGCAACAGGTCATATTGTCCGTACTGGTGAGGCTGTTGGTATTGTTGCTGCTCAATCTATTGGTGAACCTGGTACTCAGCTTACACTTAGAACATTCCACGTTGGTGGAACTGCGAGTTCAACTGCTCAAGAGAGACAAGTTGTAGCTACAAAAGAGGGTTTTATACGTTATTATAATGTTAAAACTTACTCTTCTAAAGAAGGGAAAAATATAGTTGCAAATCGTAGAAATGCAGCTGTACTATTAGTTGAACCAAAAATTAAAGCTCCTTTTGCTGGAAAGTTAAATATTCAAACTATTCATGATGAAGTTATTATCAGTATAGCATCTAAAAGTGATACTGTTAGATACTCACTTCGTAAAAATGAAATAGCTAAGCCAAACGAACTTGCTGGTGTAGGTGGACAGATTGAGGGCAAATACTACTTCCCATATGAAAATGGTTCTGAGGTAGCTGAAGCTGAATCTATTGTTGAAACAATTAAAGATGGGTGGAATGTCCCAAGTCGCGTTCCGTATGCTTCAGAATTATTAGTAAAAGATGGCGCACCAGTTACTCAAAAAATATTGGCTAAAGAAGTAGGTACTGTTAAGTACTTTTTACTTAAAGGTGACTTTCTTGAGAGATTTGAAGGTCTTGAAGCAGGTTATGAAGTAGTTGAAAAAGGTCTTTTTGCAACTGTTGTTGATGTAAATAACCGTGAAGCTGTAAGACATTATGTAGCTAGAGGATCTGTTATTGTAGCTTCTGATGATGCTGCTGTTGACTCAACTACACTTATTGCTAAACCAAAGAGTGATGAATCAACTGTAATTGCTGAGTGGGATCCATACTCTAACCCAGTTATCTCTGAGACAAATGGTGTAGTTAAATTTGAAGATATCATAGTTGGAACAACAGCTAGTGAGCAATATGATGAACTTACAGGTAAAACACGTTTAATGATAAACGATCACTTATCTGCTGAGTATAAACCGACAATCGTACTTGCTAGTGAAGATGGTGAGCTTTTGAGATATCAAATTGAATCAAAATCATCTATATATGTAGAAGATGGTGCAACAGTAAAAGTAGCAGATATAATTGCAAAAACACCAAAAGCACTTCAAAAATCTAGCGATATCACAGGGGGTCTTCCTCGTGTATCTGAACTTTTTGAAGGACGTCGTCCAAAGGCTACTGCACTTATTTCTGAAATAGATGGAACAGTAAGTTTTGGTAAACTACTTCGTGGAAAAGTTAGAATCATTGTTAGCAGTGACAACGGGATTATAAAAGAGTACTTTGTAGACAAATCACATGTAGCAGTTGTTGCATCAGGTGACTTTGTGCATGCTGGTGAGAGACTTACTTCTGGTATTATTTCTTCACATGAACTACTTCGTATTATGGGTGTTAAAGCACTTTATAACTATTTAGTAAGTGAAGTACAGCAAGTTTACCGTTCTCAAGGGGTTAATATTGCTGATAAGCATATTGAAGTAATCTTTACTCAAATGCTTAGACAAATTAAGATTGTTAAATCTGGAGATACTAAATTTATTGAAGGAGATTTAGTGTCAAAAGCTAAATTTGCACTTGAGAATGAAAAAATCACTAGACTTGGTGGTCGTCCAGCTATAGCAGAACCGTTTTTGGTTGGTATTACTCGTGCAGCTGTTTCAGCTGATAGTATAATATCCGCTGCATCATTCCAAGATACTACAAAAGTATTAACTGAAGCTGCAGTCTCTGCAAAAATTGATGATCTTAATGATCTTAAAGAGAATGTTATTATTGGTAGAACTATACCAGTTGGAACAGGTATCTATAAAAATCAAGAGATCATGTTTCATAATGATGAAGCATAATATAATTTAAACTTTCTTTGCTGTAACTACGCTAAGCGTAGTTACTAATATTCCTCCTTTGAAACCTAAATCTAAATTCACACTTAAAATAAGCTTACTTTAATTACTCTTTATGTATTATCACGTGTCTATAATTCTCTGAAATTTAGAGAATTAAATTCTACTGGAAAAATAAAGTAAAGGAATTGTATGCCTACAATCAATCAATTGATTCGCAATGAGCGTAAACGTGTGATTAAAAAATCAAAATCACCAGCTCTTGTATCATGTCCACAGCGTCGTGGTGTTTGTACTCGTGTTTACACAACAACACCAAAAAAACCTAACTCAGCTTTAAGAAAAGTTGCAAAAGTTCGTTTAACTTCAGGTTTTGAAGTTATTTCTTATATCGGTGGTGAGGGTCATAACCTTCAAGAGCACTCAATCGTTCTTGTTCGTGGTGGTCGTATTAAAGATTTACCTGGTGTTAAATATCATATCGTACGTGGTGCACTAGATACTGCAGGTGTTGCTAATCGTAAGGTTGCTCGTTCTAAATATGGAACAAAGCGTCCTAAAAAATAATTTTTTATTATTTTTTAGAAACAACTATTAATTAATATGCAAACTAGTTTCTATTTAGAAACAGTGCTAAAAGTGAATAGCTGAGAATATTCAAAAATAGCTACAGGATAAATTTTAAGTAGTTTATTTTGAGTAAATTTGAAAAAATTGAAGAAGGAATTCTAAATGAGAAGAAGAAAAGCTCCCGTTCGTGAAATTATGCCAGATCCAGTTTATGGAAGCAAAATTTTAACGAAGTTTATAAATAAAGTTATGTTTGATGGTAAAAAATCAACAGCTGAAAAAATCATTTACAGTGCAATGGATATCGTTAGCTCTCGCGGTGAGAAAACAGGTATTGATACTTTTAATGATGCTATTGAAAATATCAAACCAATTATTGAAGTTAAAAGTCGCCGTGTTGGTGGTGCTACTTATCAAGTTCCAGTAGAAGTACGCCCGGTACGTCAACTTTCTCTAGCTATAAGATGGTTAATTGATGCTTCTCGTAAGAGAAACGAAAGAACTATGGCTGAGAGATTAGCAAATGAATTAATGGATGCATCATCTGATAAAGGTAATGCATTTAAGAAAAAAGAAGATACTTACCGTATGGCTGAAGCAAATAAAGCATTTGCTCACTATCGCTGGTAATCTTTTCATACTTAAGCGGAGTCTCCTAACCATAAAGGTTGGGAATCCTCAATGACCTCTTTTACAAATAGACAAAGTCTATTTATGAAAGAGGTCCAACTCTATAAATAAATCACTTTAAGGCATTATAAAAATGGCAAGATCACATAAATTAGAAGACGTAAGAAATATCGGTATTGCTGCTCATATTGATGCAGGTAAAACTACAGCAACAGAAAGAATCCTATTTTACACAGGGGTTGAGCATAAAATAGGTGAAGTACATGATGGTGCTGCAACCATGGACTGGATGGAGCAAGAACAAGAGCGTGGTATTACAATTACTTCTGCTGCTACTACATGTGAGTGGGAAGGTAAGCAGATCAATATTATTGATACTCCGGGTCACGTTGACTTCACTATTGAAGTTGAGCGTTCTATGCGTGTTCTTGATGGTGCTGTTTCAGTATTCTGTGCTGTTGGTGGTGTTCAGCCACAATCAGAAACAGTTTGGAGACAAAGAAACCGTTATAAAGTCCCATCAATTGTTTTTGTTAACAAAATGGATAGAACAGGTGCAGACTTTTATGAAGTTGAAAGCCAAATTCGTGATAGACTAAAAGGTAATCCGGTTCCTATTCAAATACCAATTGGTGCTGAAGCTGAATTTGACGGTGTTATTGACCTTGTTAAAATGAAAGCAATAGTATGGGATAAAGATGCAGCAATGGGTTCTAACTACCATGTTGAAGAGATTCCTGCTGGATTACAAGACAAAGCTGATGAATATAGAGAAAAAATGCTTGAATCTTTAGCTGATGTTGAAGGTAATGACGAATTTGCAGAAAAATTCTTAGATGGTGAAGAGATTTCAGAAGAAGAAGTTGCAGCGGCTATAAAAGCAGCTACACTTGGTATGGCAATTGTTCCTATGACTTGTGGTACTGCATTTAAAAACAAAGGTATTCAAACTTTACTTGATGCAGTTTGTGCTTACCTTCCAGCTCCAACAGAGTGTGCACCTATTACTGGTACGATGATGGACGATGAAGAAGTTCATGTAGAAGTTCCATCTACAAATGATGGTGATTTTGCAGCATTGGCATTTAAAATTATGACAGACCCATTTGTTGGAGTATTGACTTTTATCCGTGTTTACCGTGGTTCACTAGAATCAGGTTCATTTGTTCATAATACTACTAAAGACAAAAAAGAGAGAATTGGTCGTATCGTAAAAATGCATGCTATCAAGCGTGAAGAAGTAAAAGAGATTTACGCTGGTGAAATCGGTGCGGTTGTTGGTCTTAAAGCAACTACTACTGGTGATACTTTAGCTGTCGGTCAACAAGTTGTATTAGAGAGAATGGATTTCCCTGAACCAGTTATCTCTGTTGCTGTTGAGCCAAAAACTAAAGCTGACCAGGAAAAAATGGGTATCGCACTAAGTAAGCTTGCTGCTGAAGATCCTTCTTTCAGAGTTGCTACAGACGAAGAGACTGGTCAAACTATTATTTCAGGAATGGGTGAGTTACACCTTGAAATCCTTGTTGATAGAATGAGAAGAGAATTTTCTGTTGAAGCTGAAGTTGGTGCTCCACAGGTTTCTTACCGTGAGTCAATTAAAGACGAAGTAGAGCAAGAATACAAGTATGCTAAGCAATCTGGTGGTCGTGGTGCATTCGGTCATGTTTATCTTAGAATCAAGCCAGGTGCTGCAGCAACTGGTTTTGTTTTCAATAATGAAATCAAAGGTGGGGCAATTCCAAAAGAGTTTATTCCTGCAGTTGAAAAAGGTTGTAAAGAAACAATGAGCAATGGTGTACTTGCTGGTTACCCAATGGAAGATATTGAAATTACTTTGTATGATGGTTCATACCATGATGTGGATTCAAATGAAATGGCATTTAAACTTGCTGCTTCAATGGGTTTCAAAGAGGGTTGTCGTAAAGCTAGACCATCTATCTTAGAGCCAATGATGAAAGTTGAAGTTGAAGTTCCAGAAGACTATATGGGTGATGTAATCGGTGACCTTAACCGTCGTCGTGGGCAAGTAAGCAATATGAGCGACCGCTCAGGTAACAAAATTGTTGATGCATTTGTTCCACTTGCTGAAATGTTTGGTTATTCAACGGACCTTCGTTCTGCTACTCAAGGACGCGCAACATACTCTATGGAATTTGATCATTATGAAGAAGTTCCAAGAAATGTATCTGAAGAGATTCAGAAAAAGAGAAACGGCTAAGCTAAAACATTAATACTCCATTTATGGAGTATTGTCTTTCCCTACAAACAAATCAAAATTTGACGATATTACCTAGAGTTGATTTTTGATTCTGTTTTTCAAATACAGCAGGTATTTGATTACTAATCTTACAAATCCTAGAGCAAAGTAAACCGTTGATGTCCAAAGTAGAGGGTGTAAATAGTTCTCTTTCTCAACCATTATGTCAATTCTCTTTAGCGGAGAGGTAAGTAGGTCTGGGTGCTGTAACAATGCCAAGACTATCAGTATTATTGAGAAATATAAAAGTTCAATTTTTATTTTTTTAATCATACTATTATTATATCTTCTATAGTTAAAAAAATAAAAAAAAATTAGGTGTGATTATGAATAAATTAGTAATTTTAGCTCTTTTTGCAACAGTATTATTTGCTCAAAGCAAGATTTCTTTAGAGAACCCGACTATATACTCTACAATAGGCGATATAGTGTATGATAATGCAGAACCAATACAAAAGTTGAAAACCGTACCGGAGTTTTCTCTAATAGAAAGAAAAATAGACAAATATATTAAAAAAGTTGAAGAAACTAAGAAAAAAGGCTTTGAAATAGAGTCTGGGAATATAAAAATAGATAAGTATGAGTATCTAAAAACTTTAAGAGAATTGTTTAAACAAAACAATAGTTATGTAAGAGAAGTAGAAGTAAAACTTAAACAATCAATTAAAGATGAAAATAGTGAGCTTTTTATAATAATAATTAACTCAGAGCTTATAAATATTAAGAAGCATGAGAAAGATATCTTAGATTACTACCTTAAGCACAGTGAAGAGATAGAAGAAGAGGGAATAATAAAAACTATTTTAGATAAAAATAAAAAACAAAAAAAAGAGAAAAATGTAAAACAAGGGCTGACTAAAAAGCAAATTGAAAATGCTAAAATTAAAAGATTAAGAAAAAAAGACAGAATTGAGAAAGAAACATTAGAAAAGTTGCTTGATGATAATGCTATACAAACAAAGCATGAGATTCGTGAAAACCAAAGAAAAGAACTGGGAGACGATTAAGTCTATGAACTATATCCATTTATAGTCCTGATTGATTTCGGGCTTACCTTGAAGGGTTAGATATGGTTTGTAGTGTGATTTGTATGAAAGAGACGGGCACTCTTTAACATAATAGCCTAAATAAATCCACTTTTTTTTATATTTTTTTGCAAGTAGTATTTGGTTATATAGAGATAACTTCCCCAAAGAATATTTTATATAATCTGGGTCATAGTAAAAGTATATAGAAGAAATTCCATCGTTCAAAATATCTATTAAATCAACACCAATTAGTTTATCTTCATCATAATATAAAACTTCATAACCAAAGTCATTATGTGCATCTACAAATGAGCCATAGTAAGCTTCTGGAGTTGACTGTGAATATTCCCAACCTTTTTTATCTTTCATACTTATGTGATATTTCTCAAATAGTTTTAGATGAGCTCTGCTTAGAGTTGGTCTTTGTATATAACTTTTAATATGTGAAGCTTTTTTTATGACTCTTCTTTGTGATTTTGAAAACTCAAAATTATCTACATCTATTTTTACACTTTTACACTCATCACATGTAGAACAA
This window encodes:
- the rpoC gene encoding DNA-directed RNA polymerase subunit beta', with the protein product MSKLVPIEVTEDKRPKDIKQLQFRLASPEKVMSWSHGEVKKPETINYRTLKPERDGLFCAKIFGPVRDYECLCGKYKKMRYKGVVCEKCGVEVTSTKVRRIRMGHIELVTPVAHIWYVSSLPSRIGTLLGIKMKDLERVLYYEAYIVESGGEAYYDAEAKTPVLKYDVLNEEQYRTLVQRFGELGFAARMGGEVIRDLLDSIDLVDAFTQLKEDIELTKSEAKRKTIAKRLKVIESFLNSGNNPAWMMLTVLPVLPPDLRPLVSLDGGKFAVSDVNDLYRRVINRNQRLKRLVELEAPEIIVRNEKRMLQEAVDALFDNGRRANAVKGANKRPLKSLSEIIKGKQGRFRQNLLGKRVDFSGRSVIVVGPNLRMDECGLPKKMALELFKPHLIAKLEDKGYATTVKAAKNMIEEKTNEVWECLAEIVDGYPVLLNRAPTLHKLSIQAFHPKLIDGKAIQLHPLVCAAFNADFDGDQMAVHVPLSSAAIAEAKVLMLASMNILLPASGKAIATPSQDMVLGIYYITLEKNGVKGSNKLFANVDEIRIAIEHDALDIHAKIRTRVDGRIIHTTAGRMLLKAVLPKFVPIELWNRVMKKKAINETVDYVQKHGGIGITATFLDNLKDLGFKHATESGVSISIADIIIPETKTAKITESKNRVIEIQKQYEAGLLTEQERYNKIIDVWTDTNNTLATQMMDLVQTDKDGFNSIHMMADSGARGSAAQIRQLAGMRGLMAKPSGDIIETPIISNFKEGLNVIEYFISTHGARKGLADTALKTANAGYLTRKLVDVAQNVKIVEHDCHTHEGIEISDISDQNTLIESLEDRLNGRVLADDVIDPISNEILFAEGTLLDEISAQVISEAGIKTAHIRTPTTCKSKQGICALCYGVNLATGHIVRTGEAVGIVAAQSIGEPGTQLTLRTFHVGGTASSTAQERQVVATKEGFIRYYNVKTYSSKEGKNIVANRRNAAVLLVEPKIKAPFAGKLNIQTIHDEVIISIASKSDTVRYSLRKNEIAKPNELAGVGGQIEGKYYFPYENGSEVAEAESIVETIKDGWNVPSRVPYASELLVKDGAPVTQKILAKEVGTVKYFLLKGDFLERFEGLEAGYEVVEKGLFATVVDVNNREAVRHYVARGSVIVASDDAAVDSTTLIAKPKSDESTVIAEWDPYSNPVISETNGVVKFEDIIVGTTASEQYDELTGKTRLMINDHLSAEYKPTIVLASEDGELLRYQIESKSSIYVEDGATVKVADIIAKTPKALQKSSDITGGLPRVSELFEGRRPKATALISEIDGTVSFGKLLRGKVRIIVSSDNGIIKEYFVDKSHVAVVASGDFVHAGERLTSGIISSHELLRIMGVKALYNYLVSEVQQVYRSQGVNIADKHIEVIFTQMLRQIKIVKSGDTKFIEGDLVSKAKFALENEKITRLGGRPAIAEPFLVGITRAAVSADSIISAASFQDTTKVLTEAAVSAKIDDLNDLKENVIIGRTIPVGTGIYKNQEIMFHNDEA
- the rpsL gene encoding 30S ribosomal protein S12 — protein: MPTINQLIRNERKRVIKKSKSPALVSCPQRRGVCTRVYTTTPKKPNSALRKVAKVRLTSGFEVISYIGGEGHNLQEHSIVLVRGGRIKDLPGVKYHIVRGALDTAGVANRKVARSKYGTKRPKK
- the rpsG gene encoding 30S ribosomal protein S7, with product MRRRKAPVREIMPDPVYGSKILTKFINKVMFDGKKSTAEKIIYSAMDIVSSRGEKTGIDTFNDAIENIKPIIEVKSRRVGGATYQVPVEVRPVRQLSLAIRWLIDASRKRNERTMAERLANELMDASSDKGNAFKKKEDTYRMAEANKAFAHYRW
- the fusA gene encoding elongation factor G — protein: MARSHKLEDVRNIGIAAHIDAGKTTATERILFYTGVEHKIGEVHDGAATMDWMEQEQERGITITSAATTCEWEGKQINIIDTPGHVDFTIEVERSMRVLDGAVSVFCAVGGVQPQSETVWRQRNRYKVPSIVFVNKMDRTGADFYEVESQIRDRLKGNPVPIQIPIGAEAEFDGVIDLVKMKAIVWDKDAAMGSNYHVEEIPAGLQDKADEYREKMLESLADVEGNDEFAEKFLDGEEISEEEVAAAIKAATLGMAIVPMTCGTAFKNKGIQTLLDAVCAYLPAPTECAPITGTMMDDEEVHVEVPSTNDGDFAALAFKIMTDPFVGVLTFIRVYRGSLESGSFVHNTTKDKKERIGRIVKMHAIKREEVKEIYAGEIGAVVGLKATTTGDTLAVGQQVVLERMDFPEPVISVAVEPKTKADQEKMGIALSKLAAEDPSFRVATDEETGQTIISGMGELHLEILVDRMRREFSVEAEVGAPQVSYRESIKDEVEQEYKYAKQSGGRGAFGHVYLRIKPGAAATGFVFNNEIKGGAIPKEFIPAVEKGCKETMSNGVLAGYPMEDIEITLYDGSYHDVDSNEMAFKLAASMGFKEGCRKARPSILEPMMKVEVEVPEDYMGDVIGDLNRRRGQVSNMSDRSGNKIVDAFVPLAEMFGYSTDLRSATQGRATYSMEFDHYEEVPRNVSEEIQKKRNG
- a CDS encoding arginyltransferase produces the protein MNILKEFLTDDKCSYLQNKHQTTYYKVIEECSTQECQDFIERGYRRFGKMFFRPICSTCDECKSVKIDVDNFEFSKSQRRVIKKASHIKSYIQRPTLSRAHLKLFEKYHISMKDKKGWEYSQSTPEAYYGSFVDAHNDFGYEVLYYDEDKLIGVDLIDILNDGISSIYFYYDPDYIKYSLGKLSLYNQILLAKKYKKKWIYLGYYVKECPSLSYKSHYKPYLTLQGKPEINQDYKWI